A part of Aquaspirillum sp. LM1 genomic DNA contains:
- a CDS encoding RnfABCDGE type electron transport complex subunit D: MSAVSTSRPVASPHAHAGKTVAGTMMRVELALVPATLFAFWLYGWPSFLVWALTLLSCVGFEALCLRLKGDPRPSRALKDHSALLTGWLLALTLPPWSPWWVPVVGGFLAIVIGKQVFGGLGQNVFNPAMVARVALLVSFPLPLTTWVLPGAQASLSAPGFTESLFIVLGVTGIPDAMASASPLGYAKTELSRGIDLLHSLTSGHAPAAAAWHGIRTGSLGESSAALLLAGGLYLLATRIIAWHIPLAVLAGLAIPAAIGHSVDPAHYLDPASHILSGAAILGAFFIATDYVTSPTTPLGKLLFGLGIGLLTWIIRTWGGYPEGMAFAVLFMNALTPMLDRAFKPRILGRQRNGKPLDVPAAKEA; the protein is encoded by the coding sequence ATGAGCGCTGTTTCCACTTCCCGCCCGGTTGCCTCGCCGCATGCCCATGCCGGCAAGACCGTGGCCGGCACCATGATGCGGGTTGAACTGGCGCTGGTGCCAGCTACCCTGTTTGCCTTCTGGCTGTACGGCTGGCCGTCGTTTTTGGTCTGGGCGCTCACCTTGCTGTCCTGTGTGGGGTTTGAGGCGCTGTGCCTGCGCCTGAAAGGCGATCCGCGTCCATCGCGGGCGCTGAAAGACCATTCGGCGCTGCTCACTGGCTGGCTGCTGGCGCTGACCCTGCCGCCATGGTCGCCGTGGTGGGTGCCGGTGGTGGGCGGGTTTCTGGCCATCGTGATTGGCAAGCAGGTGTTTGGCGGCCTGGGCCAGAATGTGTTCAACCCGGCCATGGTGGCACGGGTGGCGCTGCTGGTGTCGTTTCCGCTGCCGCTGACCACCTGGGTGCTGCCTGGCGCGCAGGCCAGCCTGTCGGCACCGGGGTTTACCGAAAGCCTGTTTATTGTGCTGGGCGTCACCGGCATCCCCGACGCCATGGCCAGCGCCTCGCCGCTGGGCTACGCCAAAACCGAACTGTCGCGCGGCATTGACCTGCTGCACAGCCTGACCAGCGGCCATGCGCCAGCGGCGGCGGCCTGGCATGGCATCCGCACCGGCAGCCTGGGCGAATCCAGCGCGGCGCTGCTGCTGGCCGGGGGGCTGTATCTGCTGGCTACGCGCATCATCGCCTGGCATATCCCGCTGGCCGTGCTGGCCGGGCTGGCCATTCCTGCCGCCATTGGCCACAGTGTCGATCCGGCACATTACCTGGACCCTGCCAGCCATATTCTGTCCGGGGCGGCCATTCTGGGGGCGTTCTTTATCGCCACCGATTATGTCACTTCGCCCACCACCCCACTGGGCAAGCTGCTGTTCGGGCTGGGCATTGGCCTCTTGACCTGGATTATCCGCACCTGGGGCGGCTACCCCGAGGGCATGGCGTTTGCCGTGCTGTTCATGAACGCCCTGACTCCCATGCTGGACCGCGCCTTCAAGCCGCGCATCCTGGGGCGTCAGCGCAACGGTAAACCGCTGGATGTTCCGGCTGCCAAGGAGGCATGA
- the rsxC gene encoding electron transport complex subunit RsxC, whose translation MNMRTLLDKLLGSADWGIHPDDRKRPAADAPIRVMPAPDRLYLPLSQHSGAPARPVVLVGQKVKKGQCLAEAQGMVSAPVHASTSGTVVAISEVTAPHPSGLTMPAIVLEPDGLDEWIALQGCDDPFALSPAELNKKVAAAGVVGMGGGTFPSAVKLTGANRAGIHTVIINGGECEPYLSCDDVLMRTQAAGVVDGVRLIVYASGAKQALIGIEDNKPEAIAAMQAAAAGFAEVRVCPVPARFPMGFDKQMVKTLTGIEVPADGRSFDAGVLVNNVGTALAVSQAVREGRPLVSRLVTVSGACVSAPGNVDVPLGALAQDVLAFVGGLKGDGIGLARRVIGGPMMGSQVQHWRVPVMKGVSGILALDREEARDEEAHDCIRCGSCVEACPMGLLPLDMAAHIRKEALGEAVDLGLKDCIACGCCAYVCPSSIPLVQHFTYAKNELSARDRATLRMESTKKLAQAREARLAEEAREKAEAAAKRKAERAAAAAAAAAKTAASAEASPQGEPT comes from the coding sequence ATGAACATGCGTACCTTGCTGGACAAACTGCTGGGCAGTGCCGACTGGGGCATTCACCCGGACGACCGCAAACGCCCGGCGGCTGATGCACCAATCCGGGTGATGCCCGCCCCGGACCGGCTGTATCTGCCGCTGTCGCAGCATTCTGGCGCGCCCGCGCGCCCGGTGGTGCTGGTGGGGCAAAAAGTGAAAAAAGGCCAGTGTCTGGCCGAAGCCCAGGGCATGGTGTCGGCCCCGGTGCATGCGTCCACCTCCGGCACCGTGGTGGCCATCAGCGAAGTGACCGCGCCACACCCGTCCGGGCTGACCATGCCGGCCATTGTGCTGGAGCCGGATGGTCTGGACGAATGGATTGCGTTGCAAGGCTGCGACGACCCGTTTGCCCTGTCGCCAGCAGAGCTGAACAAGAAAGTGGCGGCTGCCGGCGTGGTGGGTATGGGCGGTGGCACCTTCCCGTCGGCAGTCAAGCTGACCGGGGCCAACCGCGCCGGCATCCACACGGTGATCATCAATGGCGGCGAATGCGAGCCGTATCTGTCCTGTGACGATGTGCTGATGCGCACCCAGGCCGCTGGCGTGGTGGATGGCGTGCGCCTGATTGTGTATGCCTCGGGGGCCAAACAGGCGCTGATTGGCATTGAAGACAACAAGCCCGAGGCGATTGCCGCCATGCAGGCTGCTGCCGCCGGTTTTGCCGAGGTGCGCGTCTGCCCGGTGCCGGCGCGCTTTCCGATGGGCTTTGACAAGCAGATGGTGAAAACCCTGACTGGCATTGAAGTACCCGCCGATGGCCGCTCGTTTGACGCGGGCGTGCTGGTCAATAACGTGGGTACGGCGCTGGCGGTGTCGCAGGCCGTGCGCGAAGGCCGCCCGCTGGTGTCGCGGCTGGTGACAGTCAGCGGTGCCTGTGTGAGCGCGCCCGGCAATGTGGACGTACCGCTGGGGGCGCTGGCGCAGGATGTGCTGGCGTTTGTCGGCGGCCTGAAGGGCGATGGCATTGGCCTGGCCCGGCGGGTGATTGGCGGGCCGATGATGGGCTCGCAAGTGCAGCACTGGCGGGTGCCGGTGATGAAAGGCGTGAGCGGCATTCTGGCGCTGGACCGCGAAGAAGCCCGCGACGAAGAGGCCCACGACTGCATCCGCTGCGGCAGTTGTGTTGAAGCCTGCCCGATGGGGCTGCTGCCGCTGGATATGGCCGCGCATATCCGCAAGGAAGCGCTGGGCGAAGCGGTGGACCTGGGGCTGAAAGATTGCATTGCCTGTGGCTGTTGCGCCTATGTGTGCCCGTCGAGCATTCCGCTGGTGCAGCACTTCACCTACGCCAAAAACGAATTGTCTGCCCGCGATCGCGCCACCTTGCGGATGGAATCCACCAAGAAACTGGCGCAGGCGCGTGAAGCCCGGCTGGCAGAGGAAGCGCGCGAAAAAGCCGAAGCCGCCGCCAAGCGCAAGGCCGAACGCGCCGCTGCTGCCGCTGCTGCTGCGGCCAAAACCGCTGCCAGCGCCGAAGCCAGCCCACAGGGAGAACCCACATGA
- a CDS encoding RnfABCDGE type electron transport complex subunit B → MLAAVLSLTVLAAVLGIVLGVANRFLQVEGNPLVDEVIDMMPGSNCGQCGFPGCSGAAAALVDGSAPATLCPPGGKALASALAAKLDLALDLSGMDDSGPKLAAVAEELCIGCCRCAKVCPTDAIVGAARQIHNVLREACTGCESCVPVCPTEALLMKPVPVTLQHWVMPRPAPATAAA, encoded by the coding sequence ATGCTTGCTGCCGTATTGAGTTTGACGGTCCTGGCCGCCGTGCTGGGGATTGTGCTGGGTGTGGCCAACCGCTTCTTGCAGGTGGAAGGCAACCCGCTGGTGGACGAAGTGATCGACATGATGCCGGGTTCCAATTGCGGCCAGTGCGGTTTTCCGGGCTGTTCCGGCGCAGCGGCTGCGCTGGTGGATGGCTCGGCACCCGCCACACTGTGCCCGCCGGGCGGCAAGGCACTGGCCAGCGCGCTGGCGGCCAAGCTGGACCTGGCGCTGGACTTGTCGGGCATGGACGATTCCGGCCCCAAGCTGGCTGCGGTGGCCGAAGAGCTGTGCATTGGCTGCTGCCGCTGCGCCAAGGTGTGCCCGACTGACGCCATTGTGGGCGCCGCCCGGCAAATCCACAACGTGCTGCGCGAAGCCTGCACTGGCTGTGAAAGCTGCGTGCCGGTGTGCCCAACCGAAGCCCTGCTGATGAAGCCGGTGCCGGTGACCCTGCAACACTGGGTGATGCCGCGCCCGGCCCCGGCCACTGCGGCCGCCTGA
- the rsxA gene encoding electron transport complex subunit RsxA, translating to MSEYILLLLSTALVNNVVLVKFLGLCPAMGVSKSVDSALGMGLATTFVITLAAGASWMLENWLLAPLGLSYLRILTFILVIAAVVQFTEMVIRKISPGLYQSLGIYLPLITTNCAVLGVALLNISQQFGLFKSLVYGFGSAMGFTLVMVIFAGLRERVALSRVPDAFDGAPIAFVTISLLALAFMGFSGLNI from the coding sequence ATGAGCGAATACATTCTGCTACTGCTGTCCACCGCCCTGGTCAACAACGTGGTGCTGGTGAAGTTTCTTGGCTTGTGCCCGGCCATGGGCGTATCCAAGAGCGTGGACAGCGCGCTGGGCATGGGCCTGGCCACTACCTTTGTGATTACCCTGGCAGCGGGTGCCTCCTGGATGCTGGAAAACTGGCTGCTGGCCCCGCTGGGCCTGTCCTACCTGCGCATCCTCACCTTCATCCTGGTGATTGCCGCTGTGGTGCAGTTTACCGAAATGGTGATCCGCAAGATCAGCCCTGGCCTCTACCAGTCACTGGGCATTTACCTGCCGCTGATTACCACCAATTGCGCCGTGCTGGGTGTGGCGCTGCTGAACATCTCGCAGCAGTTCGGCCTGTTCAAGAGCCTGGTGTACGGTTTTGGCTCGGCCATGGGCTTTACCCTGGTGATGGTGATTTTTGCCGGCCTGCGCGAGCGGGTGGCGTTATCCAGAGTGCCCGACGCCTTTGACGGCGCGCCGATTGCGTTTGTCACCATCAGCCTGCTGGCGCTGGCCTTCATGGGCTTCTCTGGCCTGAACATCTGA
- the nifL gene encoding nitrogen fixation negative regulator NifL codes for MSAELASSTLALRTGVAPLPPELYRQAVEEADLAVSITDRHANILYANAAFTRVTGYTLDQVLGQNESILSHQTTPREVYQEMWQRLAGGQSWTGRLLNRRQDGSVYLAEVSITPVHAADGSVTHYLGMHRDVTTLRQLECMVNNQKQLIASVLDVAPMVFALLDSNGYVMLDNQAYQAMASDLRNDNPAHLLMDTLCPDWRHALVTEPSRCVFTELEARLDRPVGGPRWYTCTAQLIRLSNEATDSFFCAQNAVGLLLTCSDITALRAEQERARTAALKAILADEERVAAIRESLSAALFRLEEPMNVIFSAVNLLRRRDPASASMLEDALDASRVHLDALREVIPPRGPETMSNINLNEILRDVLDIVTPSLLANGVVVDWLPAPTLPMIYGRPVQLRVLFKALLDNAIEAMSSKGWRRRELALQTRQHDDCIVITVADRGPGMTPDCELRAFEPFFTTKRSGGRHLGTGLSRAYQVVTDHGGFIDLAENPGGGCLVTVEFRLDGDPL; via the coding sequence ATGTCGGCTGAACTTGCATCCTCGACTCTGGCTTTGCGTACTGGCGTGGCACCGCTGCCACCCGAACTGTACCGACAGGCGGTGGAAGAAGCCGATCTGGCCGTGTCGATTACCGACCGGCATGCCAACATCCTGTATGCCAATGCCGCGTTTACCCGCGTCACCGGCTACACGCTGGACCAGGTGCTGGGCCAGAATGAATCCATCCTGTCGCACCAGACCACCCCGCGCGAGGTCTACCAGGAAATGTGGCAGCGCCTGGCTGGCGGCCAGTCGTGGACCGGGCGGCTGCTCAATCGCCGCCAGGATGGCAGCGTCTACCTGGCCGAGGTCAGCATCACGCCAGTACACGCCGCTGACGGCAGCGTGACCCACTACCTGGGCATGCACCGCGATGTCACCACGCTGCGCCAGCTGGAATGCATGGTCAACAACCAGAAACAGCTGATTGCCTCGGTGCTTGACGTTGCCCCCATGGTGTTTGCCCTGCTCGACAGCAATGGCTACGTGATGCTGGACAACCAGGCCTACCAGGCCATGGCCAGCGACCTGCGCAACGACAACCCGGCCCACCTGCTGATGGACACCCTGTGCCCCGACTGGCGGCATGCGCTGGTCACCGAGCCCAGCCGCTGTGTGTTCACCGAACTGGAAGCCCGGCTTGACCGCCCGGTGGGCGGGCCGCGCTGGTATACCTGCACCGCCCAGCTGATCCGGCTGAGCAACGAAGCCACCGACAGTTTTTTCTGCGCGCAAAACGCCGTGGGCCTGCTGCTGACCTGCTCCGACATCACCGCGCTGCGCGCCGAACAGGAACGCGCCCGCACCGCCGCGCTGAAGGCCATTCTGGCTGACGAAGAACGGGTGGCGGCCATTCGCGAAAGCCTGTCGGCGGCGCTGTTCCGCCTGGAAGAGCCGATGAACGTGATTTTCTCGGCAGTGAATCTGCTGCGCCGGCGCGATCCGGCCAGCGCCAGCATGCTGGAAGACGCGCTGGACGCCAGCCGGGTACATCTGGACGCGCTGCGCGAAGTGATTCCGCCGCGCGGGCCAGAAACCATGAGCAATATCAACCTCAACGAAATCCTGCGTGACGTGCTCGACATCGTCACCCCCAGCCTGCTGGCCAATGGTGTGGTGGTGGACTGGCTGCCTGCGCCCACCCTGCCCATGATCTATGGCCGGCCCGTGCAGTTGCGCGTGCTGTTCAAGGCGTTGCTGGACAACGCCATTGAGGCCATGAGCAGCAAGGGCTGGCGTCGGCGCGAACTGGCGCTGCAAACCCGCCAGCACGATGATTGCATCGTCATCACCGTGGCCGACCGAGGCCCCGGCATGACGCCAGATTGCGAACTGCGGGCATTCGAGCCTTTCTTTACCACCAAACGCAGCGGTGGCCGCCATCTTGGCACCGGCTTGTCCCGCGCGTACCAAGTGGTCACTGACCATGGCGGATTCATCGACCTGGCCGAAAACCCCGGAGGGGGATGTCTGGTCACGGTGGAGTTCCGTCTGGACGGCGATCCTCTGTAA
- the nifA gene encoding nif-specific transcriptional activator NifA, with protein sequence MDTPPTDVTPATGGQNCNFCPTHHLNLLQLSALYAVSQVFNRTQDTADMLRELLRVLHDEAGLTHGLIGVVEPDTGYLAVHSLYHPDQAATDSVRYQPGEGILGLLLEKPRTVMLKRVADEPRFLHRLGVYLPELPFIAVPIKAGNAVCGVLAVQPENEDDGLLSDRGQFVEMVANLIGKSVQLAREVAQERHALIEERDSLRRTVRQQFGFDNVAGHSASMRRVFDQARQVAKWNTTVLIRGETGTGKELIANAIHYHSPRSRHALVKLNCAALPENLLETELFGHERGAFTGAVDTHKGRFEQAHGGTLFLDEIGEISAAFQAKLLRVLQEGEFERVGGNRTIRVDVRVIAATHRDLEAAVDAGEFREDLFYRLNVMPLFLPPLRERIEDIPDIAQHLLSKIGQAQGRKLRMTDAATSRLAAHGWPGNVRELENCLERAAVLSEDGRIDVGLICFPSARDRSPARTPSRPVASPASNAPPPSVDDPSLSERERVIAALEQAGWVQAKAARLLGMTPRQIAYRIQTLNIEVKQL encoded by the coding sequence ATGGATACTCCGCCCACTGATGTGACGCCCGCGACGGGCGGACAGAACTGCAACTTCTGTCCCACCCACCACCTCAACCTGCTGCAGCTGTCGGCCCTGTATGCGGTCAGCCAGGTGTTCAACCGCACCCAGGACACCGCCGACATGCTGCGCGAGCTGCTGCGCGTGCTGCACGATGAAGCCGGGCTGACCCACGGCCTGATTGGCGTGGTGGAACCCGACACCGGCTATCTGGCGGTGCACAGCCTGTACCACCCGGACCAGGCCGCCACCGACAGCGTGCGCTACCAGCCCGGCGAGGGCATTCTGGGCCTGCTGCTGGAAAAACCGCGCACGGTCATGCTCAAGCGTGTGGCCGACGAGCCGCGTTTTCTGCACCGGCTGGGGGTTTACCTGCCGGAACTGCCGTTTATTGCCGTGCCGATCAAGGCGGGCAATGCAGTGTGCGGCGTGCTGGCAGTGCAGCCAGAAAACGAAGACGACGGCCTGCTCAGCGACCGTGGCCAGTTTGTCGAAATGGTGGCCAACCTGATAGGCAAGAGCGTGCAGCTGGCGCGTGAAGTGGCGCAGGAGCGCCACGCGCTGATTGAGGAGCGCGATTCACTGCGCCGCACCGTGCGCCAGCAGTTTGGTTTTGACAATGTTGCCGGCCATTCGGCCAGCATGCGCCGGGTATTCGACCAGGCGCGCCAGGTGGCCAAGTGGAACACCACCGTGCTGATTCGTGGCGAAACCGGCACCGGCAAGGAGCTGATAGCCAACGCCATCCACTACCATTCGCCGCGCTCGCGCCACGCGCTGGTGAAGCTCAACTGCGCCGCGCTGCCAGAAAACCTGCTGGAAACCGAGCTGTTTGGCCATGAACGCGGCGCGTTCACCGGTGCGGTGGATACCCACAAGGGCCGTTTTGAGCAGGCGCATGGCGGCACGCTGTTTCTGGATGAAATTGGCGAAATCTCGGCGGCGTTTCAGGCCAAGCTGCTGCGGGTGCTGCAGGAAGGCGAATTCGAGCGGGTGGGCGGCAACCGCACCATCCGGGTGGACGTGCGGGTGATTGCCGCCACCCACCGCGACCTGGAAGCGGCAGTGGACGCTGGCGAATTCCGCGAAGACTTGTTTTACCGGCTGAATGTGATGCCGCTGTTCCTGCCGCCGCTGCGCGAACGCATCGAGGATATCCCCGATATTGCCCAGCACCTGCTCAGCAAGATTGGCCAGGCACAGGGGCGCAAGCTGCGCATGACCGACGCCGCCACCAGCCGGCTGGCTGCACACGGCTGGCCGGGCAATGTACGCGAGCTGGAAAACTGTCTGGAGCGGGCCGCCGTGTTGTCCGAGGATGGCCGGATTGACGTGGGGCTGATTTGCTTTCCCAGCGCCCGCGACCGCTCGCCGGCCCGCACCCCCAGTCGTCCGGTGGCCAGCCCGGCCAGCAATGCCCCGCCGCCATCGGTGGACGATCCGTCCTTGTCTGAACGCGAACGGGTGATTGCCGCGCTGGAGCAGGCCGGCTGGGTGCAGGCCAAAGCCGCCCGCCTGCTGGGCATGACCCCCCGGCAGATTGCCTACCGGATCCAGACCTTGAACATCGAAGTGAAACAGCTGTAA
- the modB gene encoding molybdate ABC transporter permease subunit, translating into MLTDNDLQAIWLTVRLAGVVTLILLLLGTPLAWWLARSKAWWKGPIGAVVALPLVLPPSVLGFYLLLAMGPHGPVGQFTQWLGIGPLPFTFWGLVLASVFYSLPFMVQPLQTAFESIGDRPLEVAATLRASPLDAFLTVAVPLAAPGFLTASILTFAHTVGEFGVVLMIGGNIPGVTRVASVQIYDHVEAMEYADAHRLAAVMLGFSFVVLLALYAWRPKAGQGASA; encoded by the coding sequence ATGCTGACTGACAATGACCTGCAAGCCATCTGGCTGACCGTGCGTCTGGCGGGGGTGGTGACCCTGATCCTGCTGCTGCTGGGCACACCGCTGGCCTGGTGGCTGGCGCGCAGCAAGGCCTGGTGGAAAGGGCCGATTGGCGCGGTGGTGGCGCTGCCGCTGGTGTTGCCGCCGTCGGTGCTCGGCTTTTATCTGCTGCTGGCCATGGGGCCGCACGGCCCGGTGGGGCAGTTTACCCAGTGGCTGGGCATCGGCCCACTGCCGTTTACCTTTTGGGGACTGGTGCTGGCCTCGGTGTTCTATTCACTGCCGTTTATGGTGCAACCCCTGCAAACCGCGTTTGAATCGATTGGCGATCGCCCGCTGGAAGTGGCCGCCACCCTGCGCGCCTCACCGCTGGATGCGTTTCTCACCGTGGCCGTGCCCCTGGCTGCACCAGGGTTTCTCACTGCCTCCATCCTCACCTTTGCCCATACCGTGGGCGAATTTGGCGTGGTGCTGATGATTGGCGGCAATATCCCTGGCGTGACGCGGGTGGCATCGGTGCAGATTTACGACCATGTCGAAGCAATGGAATACGCCGATGCCCACCGGCTGGCGGCTGTCATGCTGGGCTTTTCCTTTGTGGTGCTGCTGGCGCTGTACGCCTGGCGGCCCAAAGCGGGACAAGGAGCATCGGCATGA
- the modC gene encoding molybdenum ABC transporter ATP-binding protein, with product MNAIQACFQLNWPGFTLDVDLELPGHGITALFGHSGSGKTTLLRCIAGLERAAHGRLQVDGEVWQDAQRWLPVHQRPIGYVFQEASLFAHLSVMGNLSYGMKRNAQAQQGRLDQAIELLGIGHLLTRKPDHLSGGERQRVGIARALAVCPRLLLMDEPLAALDLKRKQEILPYLERLHDELDIPLLYVSHSPDEVARLADYLVAMEAGRALACGPLADTLARLDLPIRLGEDAGAILDATIGAVDAHWHLARVDFAGGSLWARNPGLSLGRKVRVRVLARDVSLAEQPGNSSIQNVLRGQVDAIGDDDHPGVALARVRVGSSVLLARLTRRAAHELAVSAGKELWVQVKSVALLE from the coding sequence ATGAACGCCATCCAGGCATGTTTCCAGCTGAACTGGCCAGGCTTTACCCTGGATGTGGATCTTGAACTGCCCGGCCACGGCATCACCGCGCTGTTTGGCCATTCCGGCTCGGGCAAGACCACCCTGCTGCGCTGTATTGCCGGGCTGGAGCGCGCCGCACATGGGCGGCTGCAGGTGGATGGCGAAGTCTGGCAGGATGCACAGCGCTGGCTGCCGGTGCACCAGCGCCCGATTGGCTATGTGTTTCAGGAAGCCAGCCTGTTTGCCCACCTGAGCGTGATGGGCAACCTCAGCTACGGCATGAAGCGCAACGCCCAGGCGCAGCAGGGGCGGCTGGATCAGGCGATTGAACTGCTCGGCATTGGCCACCTGCTGACGCGCAAGCCCGATCATCTGTCTGGCGGCGAACGCCAGCGGGTAGGCATCGCCCGCGCACTGGCGGTGTGCCCGCGCCTGCTGCTGATGGACGAACCGCTGGCCGCGCTGGATCTGAAGCGCAAACAGGAAATCCTGCCCTATCTGGAGCGGCTGCACGACGAGCTGGATATTCCGCTGCTGTATGTCAGCCATTCCCCCGACGAAGTGGCACGGCTGGCCGATTATCTGGTGGCGATGGAAGCCGGGCGGGCGCTGGCCTGCGGCCCGCTGGCCGATACCCTGGCGCGGCTGGACTTGCCCATTCGCCTGGGCGAGGATGCCGGGGCGATTCTGGACGCCACCATCGGGGCGGTGGATGCGCACTGGCATCTGGCGCGCGTGGACTTTGCCGGCGGCAGCCTGTGGGCGCGCAACCCCGGCCTGTCACTGGGCCGCAAGGTGCGCGTGCGGGTGCTGGCCCGCGACGTCAGCCTGGCCGAACAGCCGGGCAACAGCAGCATTCAGAACGTGCTGCGCGGCCAGGTGGACGCCATTGGCGACGACGACCACCCTGGCGTGGCACTGGCGCGGGTGCGGGTGGGCAGCAGCGTACTGCTGGCCCGACTCACCCGCCGCGCCGCCCATGAGCTGGCAGTGAGCGCCGGCAAAGAGCTCTGGGTGCAGGTCAAGTCGGTGGCCTTGCTGGAGTAA
- a CDS encoding DUF2789 family protein, translating into MDHAIHTLSELFRQLGLASDAQSIAGFIARHRPLSSAIALPDAPFWKPAQQAFLRQQIAADADWAAWVDDLDVRLRQ; encoded by the coding sequence ATGGATCACGCCATTCACACCCTCAGTGAATTGTTTCGCCAGTTGGGGCTGGCCAGCGATGCCCAGTCGATTGCCGGCTTCATTGCCCGACATCGCCCGTTGAGCAGTGCGATTGCCTTGCCCGATGCGCCATTCTGGAAGCCGGCTCAGCAAGCGTTCTTGCGCCAGCAAATTGCGGCTGATGCGGATTGGGCCGCGTGGGTGGATGATCTGGACGTACGCTTGCGCCAGTAG
- the arsA gene encoding arsenical pump-driving ATPase: protein MHFLDQLPHFVFFTGKGGVGKTSLACATAVQLADAGQRVLLVSTDPASNVGQVFGVSIGNQITAIPAVPGLAALEIDPQAAAAVYRERIVGPVRGVLPDSVVRGIEEQLSGACTTEIAAFDEFTALLVASALTADYDQIIFDTAPTGHTIRLLQLPGAWSGFLEAGKGDASCLGPLAGLEKQRHQYQAAVAALADPLRTRLVLVARAQPATLREASRTHEELAAIGLSQQYLVVNGVLPDSEARQDALAMALGAREHAALEAMPANLRALPLDQIALKPFNLVGLDALRQLLNPAPASPDTPVPALPPARVLPSLASLVDELAQDGHGLIMLMGKGGVGKTTLAAAVAVELAQRGLPVHLTTSDPAAHLAETLEGSLAGLTVSRIDPHAETERYRQHVLATKGAQLDAQGRALLEEDLRSPCTEEIAVFQAFSRIIREAGRKFVVMDTAPTGHTLLLLDATGAYHRDITRQMAHSHAHYTTPMMQLQDPAQTKVLIVTLAETTPVLEAANLQADLRRAGIEPWAWVVNNSLAASQPTSPLLRQRAWNEQQEIERVASLHAKRLAVAPLMAAEPVGVARLLELAEARPVQR from the coding sequence ATGCATTTTCTTGATCAGCTTCCGCATTTTGTGTTTTTTACTGGCAAGGGTGGGGTGGGCAAAACCTCGCTGGCCTGCGCCACTGCCGTGCAACTGGCCGATGCCGGCCAGCGGGTGTTGCTGGTCAGCACCGACCCGGCATCGAATGTGGGTCAGGTGTTTGGCGTCAGCATCGGCAATCAGATCACCGCCATCCCGGCGGTGCCTGGGCTGGCCGCGCTGGAAATCGACCCGCAGGCGGCGGCAGCGGTCTACCGTGAGCGGATTGTCGGCCCGGTGCGCGGGGTGTTGCCCGACAGTGTGGTCAGGGGCATCGAGGAACAGTTATCCGGTGCCTGCACCACCGAAATTGCCGCGTTTGATGAATTCACCGCGTTGCTGGTGGCGTCGGCGCTGACGGCGGACTACGACCAGATTATTTTTGACACCGCGCCCACCGGGCACACCATCCGCCTGCTGCAATTGCCGGGGGCGTGGAGTGGGTTTCTGGAGGCGGGCAAGGGCGATGCTTCCTGCCTGGGGCCGCTGGCCGGGCTGGAAAAACAGCGTCATCAGTATCAGGCTGCCGTGGCGGCGCTGGCCGACCCCCTGCGCACCCGGCTGGTGCTGGTGGCACGCGCCCAGCCGGCCACCTTGCGTGAGGCCAGCCGCACCCACGAAGAACTGGCCGCCATTGGCCTGTCGCAGCAGTATCTGGTGGTGAATGGCGTGCTGCCCGACAGCGAAGCCCGGCAGGATGCGCTGGCCATGGCACTGGGCGCACGCGAACACGCGGCGCTGGAGGCCATGCCGGCCAATTTGCGCGCCTTGCCCCTCGACCAGATTGCCCTCAAGCCGTTTAATCTGGTGGGGCTGGATGCCTTGCGCCAGTTGCTCAACCCCGCCCCCGCCAGCCCGGATACCCCGGTGCCGGCCTTGCCGCCCGCGCGCGTTTTGCCCAGCCTGGCCAGCCTGGTGGATGAGCTGGCGCAGGATGGCCATGGGCTGATTATGCTGATGGGCAAGGGTGGCGTGGGTAAAACCACGCTGGCGGCAGCAGTGGCGGTTGAGCTGGCCCAGCGCGGCCTGCCGGTTCACCTGACCACCTCCGACCCGGCGGCGCATCTGGCCGAAACGCTGGAGGGCTCGCTGGCCGGGTTGACCGTCAGCCGGATTGACCCGCACGCCGAAACCGAACGCTATCGCCAGCATGTACTGGCCACCAAGGGTGCCCAGCTGGACGCGCAAGGCCGGGCGCTGCTGGAAGAAGACCTGCGTTCGCCCTGTACTGAAGAAATTGCCGTGTTTCAGGCGTTCTCGCGCATTATCCGCGAAGCCGGGCGCAAGTTTGTGGTGATGGACACCGCCCCCACCGGCCACACCTTGCTGCTGCTGGACGCCACTGGCGCGTATCACCGCGACATCACCCGGCAAATGGCGCACAGCCATGCCCACTACACCACGCCGATGATGCAGTTGCAGGATCCGGCACAAACCAAGGTGCTGATTGTCACCCTGGCGGAAACCACGCCCGTGCTGGAAGCAGCCAATCTGCAGGCCGACTTGCGCCGGGCCGGCATTGAGCCCTGGGCCTGGGTGGTGAATAACAGCCTGGCCGCCAGCCAGCCGACGTCGCCCCTGCTGCGGCAACGGGCATGGAATGAACAGCAGGAAATCGAGCGGGTGGCCAGCCTGCACGCCAAACGCCTGGCAGTGGCACCGCTGATGGCCGCCGAACCGGTAGGCGTGGCCCGCTTGCTGGAACTGGCCGAGGCGCGACCAGTCCAACGCTGA